The Thermoleophilum album genome contains a region encoding:
- a CDS encoding glycosyltransferase family 2 protein, which translates to MWNGQTVSVVLPTYAERLSIRRVIEAFFETGVVDEVVVIDNNAEPGTREEVAATRARLVVEPRQGYGHAIRRGLLEADGELVVVTEPDGTFLPQDISKLLVYSDECDAVFGTRTTRNFIWRGANMPPLLRWGNWGVAKLVEALFNTNHLSDVGCTYKLFHRDLARHIAQHMAIGANHAAIEIMLITITSRASFIELPVNYLPRVGRSSVTGNHLVAIGLGLRMVREVLRYRLRGGAPPYRSERRPPLAPLVELPRASETHKRAVEQTTN; encoded by the coding sequence ATGTGGAACGGTCAAACAGTCTCGGTGGTTTTGCCCACCTACGCCGAGCGCCTTTCGATTCGGAGGGTCATCGAAGCCTTCTTCGAGACCGGCGTGGTCGATGAAGTCGTCGTAATCGACAACAACGCGGAGCCGGGCACTCGGGAGGAGGTAGCGGCGACGCGGGCACGGCTGGTCGTCGAACCGCGGCAAGGCTACGGGCACGCGATCCGGCGCGGGTTGCTCGAGGCAGACGGCGAGCTGGTCGTCGTGACCGAGCCCGACGGCACCTTCCTGCCGCAGGACATATCCAAGCTCCTGGTCTACAGCGACGAGTGCGATGCGGTGTTCGGCACGCGCACGACGCGCAACTTCATCTGGCGAGGTGCGAACATGCCGCCGCTTCTGCGCTGGGGAAACTGGGGCGTGGCGAAGCTCGTTGAGGCCCTTTTCAACACCAACCACCTGAGTGACGTCGGCTGCACGTACAAGCTCTTCCACCGGGACCTTGCACGCCACATAGCGCAGCATATGGCGATTGGCGCGAACCACGCCGCGATCGAGATCATGCTGATCACGATCACGAGCAGAGCGTCGTTCATCGAGCTGCCGGTGAACTATCTGCCGCGAGTAGGTCGCTCGTCAGTCACCGGGAATCACCTGGTAGCAATCGGTCTCGGCCTACGGATGGTTCGTGAGGTCCTGCGGTACCGCCTCAGGGGAGGCGCACCCCCGTATCGTTCGGAACGACGACCGCCGCTAGCCCCCTTGGTGGAGCTGCCGCGCGCGAGCGAGACTCACAAGCGCGCGGTTGAGCAGACAACCAACTAA
- a CDS encoding glycosyltransferase: MIAFGVSITDREVYERCALPGIQRAAEKDSVVLARPSAGTIFESYNALLDEAAALEGLEALVLLHQDTEIVDADFCQRLRRVLEADPAVGVVGCVGALDVRTIAWWEGSVRLAAFLHQYPEYGGGTVAGFSWERGDESPYSCDGEVESVDGFLLCLSPWVVRNIRFDPSLGSFHGYDFDFCLQVRASGKKVLAVGFRAIHHHSLDLVSDLEGWIEANVKVVRKWYGRMPRVGTGPGTWKERARRAEAERDLARAVGYANVLEGRAMLHDLERAIKSARESIGWRLTAPLRLPRFLLRRLSRAWRRTVHRGTSGIREHSVAPSSATEQTASSGVARGDLAAGAEGFAENGWAGARADRDKTSMSEWAGRF, from the coding sequence ATGATCGCCTTTGGAGTATCGATTACCGACCGAGAGGTCTACGAGCGTTGCGCGCTGCCCGGGATCCAGCGCGCGGCCGAAAAAGACTCGGTGGTCCTCGCGCGACCGAGTGCGGGCACGATCTTCGAGAGCTACAACGCGCTGCTCGACGAGGCTGCTGCTCTTGAAGGGCTCGAAGCGCTGGTCCTGCTGCACCAAGACACGGAGATCGTCGACGCCGACTTCTGCCAGCGACTGCGCCGGGTGCTCGAGGCCGATCCGGCGGTCGGTGTAGTGGGCTGTGTGGGGGCGCTTGACGTGCGCACCATCGCGTGGTGGGAGGGGTCGGTCCGTCTCGCGGCTTTCCTGCACCAATACCCGGAGTACGGCGGGGGCACGGTTGCGGGCTTTTCCTGGGAACGCGGCGATGAGTCTCCGTATTCGTGTGACGGGGAAGTCGAGAGCGTCGACGGCTTTCTGCTTTGCCTGTCGCCGTGGGTCGTGCGCAACATTCGCTTCGACCCTTCGCTCGGCAGCTTTCACGGATACGACTTCGATTTCTGTCTACAGGTTCGCGCCTCCGGAAAGAAGGTCTTGGCCGTGGGGTTCCGGGCGATCCACCACCATTCGCTCGACCTCGTCAGTGACCTCGAGGGATGGATCGAGGCCAACGTCAAGGTCGTTCGCAAGTGGTACGGCCGGATGCCACGTGTCGGGACGGGGCCCGGTACCTGGAAGGAACGCGCGCGCCGCGCCGAGGCTGAGCGTGACCTAGCGCGGGCGGTCGGGTACGCGAACGTCCTGGAAGGTCGAGCGATGCTTCACGACCTGGAGCGGGCGATCAAAAGCGCGCGTGAGAGCATTGGCTGGCGGCTGACTGCACCGTTGCGGTTACCCCGCTTCCTCCTGCGGCGGCTTTCGCGCGCATGGAGACGTACCGTTCACCGAGGCACGTCCGGTATCCGCGAGCACTCTGTAGCCCCCTCGTCGGCGACTGAACAGACTGCCAGCTCAGGGGTCGCGAGGGGTGACCTCGCCGCGGGTGCCGAGGGGTTTGCCGAAAACGGCTGGGCGGGGGCGCGTGCGGACCGCGACAAAACTTCGATGAGCGAATGGGCTGGGCGGTTTTGA